The nucleotide sequence TCCAAAATGGAGTTTATTAAAGAAGGCAGTCATCAACTGCGTGGCACCATTGCTGAAGAACTGCAAAACGACAGCGATGAATTCTCCGGCGATTCGACACAACTATTGAAGCATCATGGCACTTATCAACAAGACGACCGTGACCTCAGAAAAGCCAAAAATCCGGATGGAACCCCCAAGGGTAAAACATTCAGTTGCATGATTCGTACTCGAGTACCGGGCGGTAAAGTCACTGCAGATCAATTTCTGGCGGAACTGGACCTGTGTGACAAATACGGAGACGGAACAGTCAGACTGACCACACGACAGGGATTTCAGTTGCATGGCGTCATCAAAGGGAATCTGAAAGCAGCCATCAAAGGGATTAATGACACCAAGCTGACCACACTGGCCGCCTGCGGTGACGTCAATCGAAATGTAATGGCCTGCCCTGCTCCCTATAAGAACAATGCCATTTTCGACTCCATGCAGGATATGGCATATGCGCTTGCGGAACATCTCCGCCCCAAAACGACCGCTTACTTCGACTTGTGGATTACAGACGAAGAAGGCAATAAAACCAATGAAGCCGAGTTCCAGCCGGTTGAGGAACCGATCTACGGTAAAACGTATCTCCCCCGTAAGTTTAAAATCGGTATTGCCCTGCCCGAAGACAACTGTGTCGATATCTACACACAGGATATCGGCCTGCTGGGAATCGTCGAAAATGACGCCATTGTTGGATATAATTTCTATGTCGGTGGCGGCATGGGAGTGACACCCAGCAATAAAAAAACCTACCCCGCTTTAGGCAAGCCTCTGGGTTTCGTCGAAAATGACCAGGTACTGGCGGTTGCGGAAGCGGTCGTGAAAGTACAGCGTGACCTCGGTAATCGTGAAGACCGTAAACAGGCTCGTATGAAGTACCTGGTAGATAACCTGGGAATCGAAACCTTCCGTGAGAAGGTTGAAGCTCATTATGGTTCAACGATTGCAGTTCCCCGTGATATTGAAGTAACGGGTATGGAAGACCATATGGGTTGGCACGAACAGGGAGACGGAAAACTGTTTCTCGGTGTAAACATCGAAAATGGTCGTATCAAGGACGAAGGGGAACTTCGCATCAAATCTGGTCTGCGAAAGATCCTGGAAACCTATAAATTCAATGCCCGTATCACAGCGAAACAAAGCGTAATTTTCTGCGACATTGATCCCGCTCTGCGTAACGAAATTGATCAGATCTTGACGGATCACGGAATGAAAAAAGCAGATGAACTTACCCTGATTCGTCGTTTTTCAATGTCCTGCCCGGCACTTCCCATGTGTGGGTTATCCATCACTGAATCGGAACGAGTGATGCCTGCATTGATTACCGAATTTGAGGAGGAACTGGCTCGCCTGGGACTGGAAAACGAAAAAATCTCTGTCAACACAACAGGTTGCCCCAACGGTTGTGCCCGCCCGTATGTTCCCGATATCGGACTTGTCGGAAGGGCTGTGGGTAAATATACGCTCTATCTGGGTGGAAACTCGCTCGGAAACCGGTTGGCTTTCATATATGACGACATGGTCCCCTTAGCTGAAATCACCAGCAGAATTTCGCCGATACTGGAGTCTTTTAAAGAGGAACGTCAGGATGGGGAATCCTTTGGTGATTTTTGCCACCGAATGGGCAAAGAAGCATTACAGGAGAAAGCGGGACTCGCTGCAAAATAATGTGAGATCACCAGATCCGGACATTTTTCACCGAACCCTCCATCGCCAGACCTGTCTTTGATTTTGACAAATTCAATCGACAACGGGTTGACCATGGCCGATTGCGCAGGTAAATTGTCAGGAAAATCAGGCGGTCCAGGCCGCCCAGTTTAATCCAGATGAAGAATTAAAAAGTAATGCAAGTACACAATCGACTAAACCTGAGCCTGCTACGAAACCTGCTTCTACAAGCCAGGTCTTAGGTTCTTTGTACGATTGTTAATCAAAAACAGCGAAACCCTGAGACCAGATCGGCCTCAGGGTTTTTTATTTTGCCTGCTGGTACTATTCTGGTCTCTCATTAGCCCCCTGACCGGGAGCGGAAATTGACTCATGGAGAAAACCAATGTCCAATGACACAGTAAAGATATTTGACACCACCTTGAGAGACGGTGAACAGTCACCTGGCTGCAGCATGACCACCTCGGAGAAGATGAAAGTCGCCCGGGAGCTTGTCAAACTGGGGGTCGATATCATTGAGGCAGGTTTCCCGATTGCCTCTCCTGGAGATTTTGAAGCTGTTCAGAAAATTGCCAACGAATTTGGCGACCAGACAACCATCTGTGCTCTCGCACGCTGTCGCAAGGAAGACATTGACCGAGCCTGGGAAGCATTAAAAGAAGCAAAACAGACCCGGATTCACGTCTTCCTCGCCACCAGTTCCATCCACCGTGAACATAAACTGAAAATGAATAAAGAACAGATCGTGGAGACGGCAGTCGAAATGGTCAAACGAGCCCGGGATTACTGCCCGGATATCGAATTCTCTCCGGAAGACGCCGCCCGAACCGAGAAAGACTTTCTCTGTGAAGTCGTAGAACGAGCCATTGAAGCCGGAGCCACCACAGTCAATATTCCCGATACCGTAGGCTATGCGACTCCCGCCCATTTTCATGATGTCATCACCACACTGAAAAAAAATGTTTCAAACATAGACCAGGCTATTATCAGCACCCACTGTCATAACGATCTGGGACTCGCTGTCGCAAACAGCCTCGCCGCAGTGGAAGCGGGAGCCCGTCAGGTAGAATGTACCGTTAACGGCTTAGGGGAACGGGCTGGAAACTGCGCTCTGGAAGAGGTCGTGATGGCATTAAAGACACGTGCTGACTATTACGGCGTACATACAAATATTAATACAAAGCGCCTGTATCCAATCAGCCATCTTGTCTCGACAGTGACCGGCATGTCGGTACAACGCAACAAAGCCATCGTCGGGAGAAATGCTTTTGCCCACGAAGCCGGCATTCATCAGCACGGCATGCTGCAGGAACGCACAACTTATGAAATTATGTCACCTGACGATGTTGGTTATGTAGGCACGAATCTGGTCCTCGGAAAACATAGTGGCCGCCATGCGTTTCGCGATCGCATTCAGTCGTTGGGACACACTTTGGACGAAGAAACGTTTGAACGGATTTTCAATGAATTCATCGCGTTAGCTGATAAGAAAAAGGAAATCTACGATTCCGACATTGTTGCCTTGATCGAAAATCAGGCTTCCGATATGCCGGAAAAATGGAAAATCGTCCGCTTTCATACCTCCGCCGGGACGGGAACAATCGCAACCGCAACCATTGAACTGGCAGATGAAACCGGCAAAATTCACTGCGACGCAGCCACCGGTGACGGCCCTGTGGATGCGGTCTTCCGGGCGTTGGAACGCATCTCTGGCATCACAGCAGCACTGGATCAATACCATGTAGGCAGCGTTTCCAGCGGGAAGGATGCTCAGGGCGAAGTTCGGGTAGAAGTTCGTATTAACGGCGAATTGTTTACCGGCCGCAGCGTCAGTACCGATATCATTGAATCCAGCGCCAAAGCGTATCTGCAAGCCATCAACAAAGCAGCTGCGAAACTGGAAAACTGAATACGCCCGGAAACTATTGCTGATCAAATATGACCACTCACGATCCTGAATCAATGCCCCGGATAGTCAAAGGCAGAACCATCGTTCTGGGCCTGTTGATCTTCGGTTTATTGATGTCAGGATCGTTGTATGTTTTTCAGACGATTAACACCTATCACTTCGCCGACACTCAAAACGCCCTGGCAAAAGAGTTTCCCCACTCACGGCCCCGCGTCGAAGGGGGACGCCTCAAAGGAAAACAGCAGAACCCGCTTACTTTTCGCGTGACGATGGCAGTTTCCTTCAACCCCCACGAGCAGAATGAAGATATCGAGCAGATGGCCGATCGCATCCTCGAAATTGCTTCAAAAAATCTGCAGTTAGACGACTATGAGCAGGCGGAACTGCATTTTTATCAGGCAGTCCCCGAACAGCAAATCATCATGCGCGATGTGACACGCGACGTGAAAACCTGGATTAAAAACCACTGAATCCAGCCTGTCCCACCTGTCGCTAAAACAGACAGACCTGTCACTTTCCTCGACTCTGCCATTTTTCAATTTGACAGTTCCTCGATTCGGGCACGTAATCCGGACTGAAAAACAGCATCTTTTCACGATTCTGAGAAATTCCAATGATGGCACAGGCATTGCAATAGAATTATCCGCCTGTCGAATAGAAGCCTCATACACCTGAATCTTATGAGGCGCAATAGAACTGAGGCTTCCCTCCAGCCAGAGTGATGACGCCCGTCTTAAGTTGGCTGGAGGGTGAGCCACCCGATGATCATCCATCTCAATCGGCACCCGATTCAAAACCTGCCTGCATCCTTTTCTACTGCCGGAGTTCACTTCCGTATCCAATCTGATCAGGATATCATCGAACTTTGAGATGTTTCAGATATCCTTCTTTCACTCAGCCTTCGGACAGTTATGGCTTCACTTCAGAAAGTAATACGACGGCCTCCTGTCTTCTGGTCCGTCGTCGGTTTTCTCCTGTTGATCCAATTCTGCCTGGGTCTGTATTCCGCCCGACAGCTGAGTGTCACACATGATGAGTACTGGCATCTGCCAGTCGGGTTTCTGAGTCTGGAAACGGGCCGATTTGACCATGATCGGCTCAATCCTCCTTTGATTCGCAGCTGGTCCGCGCTGCCATTACTGATGACTTCTGCTCAAAGTGGATCTCCGGACCTCTCGTCAGATCCAGCCGATTATGGAGATGCTTTTCTCGAAGCAAATCCGGAAAATTATCAGCATTACTACTTTCTTGGTCGTTGCATGATCCTGCTGCTGTCGTGCGTTTCTGGGCTGTTGCTGGCACTCTGGACACGCGAACTGTTTAGTTCACAGGCAGCCTGTTTTGCCGTTTTCCTGTGGGTGATGAGCCCAAATATCCTGGCAAGCGCAGCATTGGGAACACAGGATCTGGCCATCACAGGTTTTTTTCTGGCGGTGTTCTACTGCGGCTGGAAGTTTGCCTGCTTGCCCACCTGGAAGTGGGCTCTGGTGACCGGTATCGTTTTAGGTCTGGCTCAACTCACAAAGTACACAGCGATTCTGTTAGTCCCCTTACTGCTGATCCAGTGGGTTCTGGTAAGATATAAGAGCCCTGAAATCCAGGAGCGACCTGCAAATAAAACAGTCGTACTCCGCTGGGGAATACTTTTACTATCGAGCCTGTTCATCCTGAATGCCGGTTATCTGTTTCGTGATTCATTACAGCCCGTGAACAGTTATCAGTTCCAAAGTTCCGAGTTAAAAGTGCTGACAGCTCTTCCGGAATTCCTGCAAATCATTCCACTGCCAGTTCCCCGCGATTATCTCATGGGCTTTGATCTGCAACGTTTTATCATGCAACAAACCCACCCCACCTTTCTGGACAATCAGTGGGAAGAGCATGGCTTTCGGTCGTACTACCTCTATACGATGCTTTACAAATTGCCGCACGGGTTTCAGTTTCTGATCGTGATCGCAATTTACAGCTGGTTCAAGCAGCCCCGTTTACTCGCGCGACGGACTCTGGCCGTGCTGCTCACACCGGTTGTGCTACTGCTCTGCATCGCCAGTCTGGCCAATAATCAACTCGGCCTGCGCTATGTTCTACCAGTCTTCCCGTTCATCATTCTGTTGTGCGCTCCCTTAATTGATCAGCTCGACTTTGATCGACATAAAATCCGTTCATATCTGATTCTCATCGCGATGCTTTCTCTTCCACTCTCTCTTCGCTACGCACCAGATCATCTGGCTTATTTTAACGAACTGTCGGGCGGACCGGAACAGGGGGATTCGCACCTTGTCGATTCCAATATTGACTGGGGGCAGGATCTGTATCGACTGCAGGACTATCTGAATCAAAATCCGATAAGCGATTTGAAGCTGGCCTATTTTGGTACAGTTCCCCCAGGCAAACTGGGCATCAAATATGATTTACCTGCTGAGTTTCGCCCTGTCCCCGGGAAATATGCCATCAGCGTCAGTATTCTGCAAGGGCGCCCGTATACACTTCGTAGACAGGACGGCAGTCGTTATAACCTGGAACATGATGCTTTAGGGTTTTTCAGGTTTTTTGAACCTGAAGCACAACTGGGATATTCCATCAACTTTTATGAGGTAACCCCCGAGGATATCGCCCGTTGGCAGACCGCTGTCATGCAGGCCAATCGGAGCATGCGCTCCCCCTGATGCACAAGGCAGGAGCAAAAAAACCGGGCTTGTCACCTGTCAAACGGAACACGGGTCGTTGCTTCCAGTCCGGTTTCACGAAGTAGTTCAAAATACTGTTCGCGGGTATTGATATTTCGTAAACCATGTAACTGGGGATCAATACTTCTCAATTCTTCCACATCCAGAAAAGCACTGTTGACCCGCTCTGCCAGATCAATCGGACGCTGAATCCTTGCTGCCAGCATCTCCTCTATCGTTTCTACCAATGATGTCCGGTACACAGCAGCAAGTGGATGATACCATTGACCTTCCCGAACCATGGCCAGATCATGCTCTGCCAGTTTTGAAAGAATGGCCTGGATCATATCTTTATGTATCAGCGGTGTATCGCAGGCAGACACAAAAGCAGCCTGACAATCGCGTTCCAGTTCCCGTAACCCCAGTGCAATCGCGGGAAGCGGCCCGGCTCCTGGATTTACATCATAGACAACGCGAATCGAATCAGGGATTTCCGGCAATTCCTGATCTCGGGACGCCACAATGATGACAGGAGACACGACTTCGGACACAATGCGAATGACGCGTTGCAGCATCAGTTCTTGACCCAATGGCAACAATACTTTGGGATAATTCATCCTTAAGCTTTCGCCGCCACAAAGAATGATCCCGCCGACCTGGATCTGGTTGTTTGTATTTGACATACTCGCCTCAGTCACTTACAAAATGAACTTCTTTGTTTCAGTTTAACAATTTTATCGTGAAGTGATCTTAATAATGAGTGACCAGAATTCTGAACAGGAACCATGGTATCGCGATGGACTTCATTTTTCCTGCACTCAATGCGGAAACTGTTGTACGGGTGCGCCTGGTGTTGTCTGGGTTGATGAGTCGGAAATCAAGGCGATTGCAGAAGTAACGGGAAAAACAACAGGAGAAATTCTGTTGATGCATACGCGTCTCTATGGCGGGAGACGTTCCTTAACGGAGTTTACCAATGGGGATTGTACATTCTTCGATCCTGAAAAACGATGTTGTACGATCTATGAAGCACGCCCGGCGCAATGTAAAACATGGCCCTTCTGGAATTCCAATCTGGAAAGCCGAGCGAGCTGGGAAGCACTTTCTCCAGACTGCCCGGGCGCAGGTAAAGGTAATTTTGTCAGTTTTGAAGACATTCAGATTCAGGCTGCAAAAACGGACCTGTAACACCCTTCATTAGATAAGGTTACATCAGAGAAATCACTTAGAATGATTTGAGAAAATCTTCTCTACAAATCGAGCTTTCGACGTAAGCTGAATAGTCAGTCGCTCGATTTTCTTTGCGGCACTCAACCAATTGCCATTTATTAAGTATGTATTTTTAAAGAGTTTGGAACACTGAAACATCGCAGATTCAAAGTTTCAGACCCTTTATTCGCAAATTCATCTGAAGATTGTGAAAAAAAATCCATGTCATTAACTGGGAACAATAACAAGTCTGCGAGTTTTTCGGAACCTTGCTGCGCACCGAACAATGTTTTTCCATAAACAACTATAATTACTACACTTACAGCAACATCACATCAACAATTAGACCACAATCCTCATTTCGATCTGCTATTGTTGTATCACCTCTCTCTAGTGAATTCATGTCTAATACGACACCGTTTCAAAGCTGTGACCGAAGATCGGTCTTGACTTACTGTTCAATTGTGGGAAATAATCTATTGTGACACTAAGTCGTGTAACCCATTACAGTTGAGACGGCTCTAGAGTGCCCAGCGGAAGGGCGTAGCTGTCCGACGGCTTCTCAAAATTGGGAGAACCCAGTCGTGACGAAAAAAGAGATTGTCAAAGTGATTTCGGAAGAGATTGGTCTGACACAACTCAAAACAAAAGAGATTGTGCAAAAAACGTTCGATGCGATTGTTGATACACTTGTCACAGACAAGCGTATTGAACTCCGCAATTTTGGCGTTTTCGAAGTCAAAAAACGAGCAGCGCGGAAAGCCAGAAATCCTCGCACAGGTGATCGTGTGGACGTAGAAGAAAAATACGTTGTCACATTCAAGCCTGGCAAGGAGATGGAGAAACGTGTACGCAATCTGGAGGAAGAAGCAGCTCGCTTAAATGCTGCGGCTTCTCAACCTTCAGTGAGTCCCCCTGCAGCTTCGGCACCACCTCCAGCTCCACCGAGCCCGGGTGCCACACCAGGAGCACCATCTATGGGAACCTATAATAACGGTTCCTACAGTTCAGGATCTCAGCATACACCTTAGAGCCGCTTTCCAAAGACATTATTGTTGAAAGAACTGGTATGAACTTTCTCATAGCCGGTCTGTTTTATGGTACACAAACAGCCCGGCTTTTTTTACGTACTGAGCTGGTCTGCTAAAGTGAATGTTTGTCACTTGAAGTCAGTGGCAAACCAGTCTAACTGATAATCTAAATCAGCCGCTTCAACCGGATTACCAAAATAATTGGAATAATCCGCATTTTTTACCAAAGTCACCTGATCTGAATGTCGATAAAACGACCTAGAGGAAATTAAAAGCGGCAT is from Gimesia maris and encodes:
- a CDS encoding YkgJ family cysteine cluster protein — translated: MSDQNSEQEPWYRDGLHFSCTQCGNCCTGAPGVVWVDESEIKAIAEVTGKTTGEILLMHTRLYGGRRSLTEFTNGDCTFFDPEKRCCTIYEARPAQCKTWPFWNSNLESRASWEALSPDCPGAGKGNFVSFEDIQIQAAKTDL
- a CDS encoding HU family DNA-binding protein; amino-acid sequence: MTKKEIVKVISEEIGLTQLKTKEIVQKTFDAIVDTLVTDKRIELRNFGVFEVKKRAARKARNPRTGDRVDVEEKYVVTFKPGKEMEKRVRNLEEEAARLNAAASQPSVSPPAASAPPPAPPSPGATPGAPSMGTYNNGSYSSGSQHTP
- a CDS encoding molybdenum cofactor guanylyltransferase is translated as MSNTNNQIQVGGIILCGGESLRMNYPKVLLPLGQELMLQRVIRIVSEVVSPVIIVASRDQELPEIPDSIRVVYDVNPGAGPLPAIALGLRELERDCQAAFVSACDTPLIHKDMIQAILSKLAEHDLAMVREGQWYHPLAAVYRTSLVETIEEMLAARIQRPIDLAERVNSAFLDVEELRSIDPQLHGLRNINTREQYFELLRETGLEATTRVPFDR
- a CDS encoding NADPH-dependent assimilatory sulfite reductase hemoprotein subunit → MTSQEGPKLSKMEFIKEGSHQLRGTIAEELQNDSDEFSGDSTQLLKHHGTYQQDDRDLRKAKNPDGTPKGKTFSCMIRTRVPGGKVTADQFLAELDLCDKYGDGTVRLTTRQGFQLHGVIKGNLKAAIKGINDTKLTTLAACGDVNRNVMACPAPYKNNAIFDSMQDMAYALAEHLRPKTTAYFDLWITDEEGNKTNEAEFQPVEEPIYGKTYLPRKFKIGIALPEDNCVDIYTQDIGLLGIVENDAIVGYNFYVGGGMGVTPSNKKTYPALGKPLGFVENDQVLAVAEAVVKVQRDLGNREDRKQARMKYLVDNLGIETFREKVEAHYGSTIAVPRDIEVTGMEDHMGWHEQGDGKLFLGVNIENGRIKDEGELRIKSGLRKILETYKFNARITAKQSVIFCDIDPALRNEIDQILTDHGMKKADELTLIRRFSMSCPALPMCGLSITESERVMPALITEFEEELARLGLENEKISVNTTGCPNGCARPYVPDIGLVGRAVGKYTLYLGGNSLGNRLAFIYDDMVPLAEITSRISPILESFKEERQDGESFGDFCHRMGKEALQEKAGLAAK
- a CDS encoding 2-isopropylmalate synthase, encoding MSNDTVKIFDTTLRDGEQSPGCSMTTSEKMKVARELVKLGVDIIEAGFPIASPGDFEAVQKIANEFGDQTTICALARCRKEDIDRAWEALKEAKQTRIHVFLATSSIHREHKLKMNKEQIVETAVEMVKRARDYCPDIEFSPEDAARTEKDFLCEVVERAIEAGATTVNIPDTVGYATPAHFHDVITTLKKNVSNIDQAIISTHCHNDLGLAVANSLAAVEAGARQVECTVNGLGERAGNCALEEVVMALKTRADYYGVHTNINTKRLYPISHLVSTVTGMSVQRNKAIVGRNAFAHEAGIHQHGMLQERTTYEIMSPDDVGYVGTNLVLGKHSGRHAFRDRIQSLGHTLDEETFERIFNEFIALADKKKEIYDSDIVALIENQASDMPEKWKIVRFHTSAGTGTIATATIELADETGKIHCDAATGDGPVDAVFRALERISGITAALDQYHVGSVSSGKDAQGEVRVEVRINGELFTGRSVSTDIIESSAKAYLQAINKAAAKLEN
- a CDS encoding ArnT family glycosyltransferase; this translates as MASLQKVIRRPPVFWSVVGFLLLIQFCLGLYSARQLSVTHDEYWHLPVGFLSLETGRFDHDRLNPPLIRSWSALPLLMTSAQSGSPDLSSDPADYGDAFLEANPENYQHYYFLGRCMILLLSCVSGLLLALWTRELFSSQAACFAVFLWVMSPNILASAALGTQDLAITGFFLAVFYCGWKFACLPTWKWALVTGIVLGLAQLTKYTAILLVPLLLIQWVLVRYKSPEIQERPANKTVVLRWGILLLSSLFILNAGYLFRDSLQPVNSYQFQSSELKVLTALPEFLQIIPLPVPRDYLMGFDLQRFIMQQTHPTFLDNQWEEHGFRSYYLYTMLYKLPHGFQFLIVIAIYSWFKQPRLLARRTLAVLLTPVVLLLCIASLANNQLGLRYVLPVFPFIILLCAPLIDQLDFDRHKIRSYLILIAMLSLPLSLRYAPDHLAYFNELSGGPEQGDSHLVDSNIDWGQDLYRLQDYLNQNPISDLKLAYFGTVPPGKLGIKYDLPAEFRPVPGKYAISVSILQGRPYTLRRQDGSRYNLEHDALGFFRFFEPEAQLGYSINFYEVTPEDIARWQTAVMQANRSMRSP